From the Acidobacteriota bacterium genome, one window contains:
- a CDS encoding MSCRAMM family adhesin SdrC gives MICRRPTAPILLLVVFCCLLAFAPPIAAQVIYVDDDNCPGPGTGTDLDPFCTIQEAICSVKDTTGGTVMVRPGYYNESLRMFPDVSVVSTDGPAVTTLDAAGRACTTSACTPSTQNLTCSAVVYGSGSDSTDRLEGFRITGGQGLFRDFGEISDPQNAVTGGGIFVFNSSPTITGNEIADNNLFSSGTKNYWGAAIYFGGGDTGSVTQPIVTSNLIEGNVASPDQGTGVENSTGFGGALYIGRYTAPIVDSNTLRGNRAGSSNTNKQIGAGGAIAVYSFSNNITPQISRNLIQDNSSSDFGGGVFFGQGYSLGTYFPSVGSVEGNVLELNRSFSGGAILTGTSEAYILSNTVADNMADFGGGIATARTGLVSAQATLSNNAIAFNTALLYGGAGLAVSYADPAVRYNDFYSNIPNQIDGSFVDIDVIDIDGNIDSDPAFLSRIPGNRDLQLDASSSLIDVGTNADVNLTLDILGEPRIADGSSADAAIVDIGAYEFINDSDGDMDPDPSDPDDDNDGILDDGDSSGDNKDNRCVGGASVNCDDNCPFTFNPMQLDNDFDARGDACDPDDDNDGVLDGADCRPFAAGISEGSGDIGLSLRFRRAVGIDTMSWTRGTQGHVSNIYRGDFDGGMMWNPATVCLVAETPLTTWDATTTPLAGSGFFYLVSARNSCGESGVGVDSNDNPRSVTATCSALNADTDLDGIDDPLDNCPNTANPLQEDGDGDFAGDACDNCLATVNSNQANSDFDTFGDACDNCPLVTNEAQTDTDGDGVGDFCDDCQDVDVDSICDLVDNCLAVANTSQADSDLDGIGDSCDPCTDTDDDGFGNPGFLANTCPDDNCPNQPNVGQENADGDSLGDACDVCDLDPDNDIDTDGVCGDVDNCPSAVNPTQLDDDMDDVGDLCDNCSAISNNDQADDDGDGLGNLCDSCINDAANDVDVDGFCADVDNCPTDSNVPQTNSDGDPFGDACDNCPNDTNPTQANADADMLGDTCDSCTDTDGDGFGNPGFPINTCQVDNCPTTVNPLQTNSDGDGAGDLCDDCPLDPLDDFDGDTICGDVDNCPGIANFNQTDTDGDGDGDLCDGDVDDDLVLNGDDNCPFVQNAGQLDGDSDTIGDACDNCSMVFNTNQSDQDFDGIGDPCDACPFDGANDGDADGLCAGDDNCPIDNNPTQGDEDMDGLGDACDPCPGDPDIDLDGICDEEQVLLDGADADEMVLVLEGPESDTTLVEQNSIMRYLANTSNPGLGDTWAGSTFDDSSWTPGTYGVGYESVTGAENLIQTPVPNGTASIYTRTIFQIADIGAITGLFIGADYDDGFVAYINGTEVYRSKEVPGGAVDWDTAPTTHESSNGATPNYQPQVDISTIGIPELVNGANVLAIAVYNTFSNPVSSDLILVPRLSANRMPTMKYLENAIDPGIGLDWTTDTFIDASWDDGIFGIGYETGIGVEDMVQTEVTAGVFSVYTRTEFDIANTAAVRDMFIGFDYDDGVIAWINGTEVFRSAEMPAGDPAWNTNSANHESSNRTEPRYMPLTDISIVGISALKNGANILAVGVWNRNAPGSSDLFLATRLSINRLSPETMRYVANQSDPGLGTGWKSRMFDDSSWTPGAYGVGYEMTTTGASNLIATEVPAGTSSVYTRSEFEISDLPSVNRVTLGVDYDDGVVAWVNGTEVYRSFEMPAGAPDWNTNPNIHESSNGTEPNYDPIIDISSTAVPALISGTNVLAIGVWNNNALTSDDLVLVPRLSIDGSTIDNCPDIFNVDQFDSDADGMGDACDVDDDNDGVFDLVDNCRFAVNPLQENSDPDLLGDACDNCPTVGGSDQTDTDGDLLGDICDNCVGTVNPDQLDFDMDGLGDLCDLDDDNDTVNDDVDNCPLVANLGQSDQDMDTYGDVCDCDAVNDQVWEAPTPIESLTLDISRPDDTATLNWIAPVSTGGVGVLTYDVLRTPSAQDFDGPAVCLESDETADTTATEPLVPSVGQTLFYLVRVENACPVIGGGLGTDSAGTHRPGRGCP, from the coding sequence ATGATCTGTCGGCGACCGACCGCCCCGATTCTTCTCCTTGTCGTTTTTTGTTGCCTGCTCGCCTTCGCGCCGCCGATCGCGGCACAGGTGATCTACGTCGACGATGACAACTGCCCCGGACCCGGAACCGGAACGGACCTCGATCCGTTCTGCACAATCCAGGAGGCGATCTGCTCGGTCAAGGATACGACGGGCGGAACGGTCATGGTTCGCCCCGGCTACTACAACGAATCGCTGCGGATGTTCCCCGACGTGTCGGTTGTCTCAACGGATGGTCCTGCCGTAACGACCCTGGACGCGGCGGGTCGGGCGTGTACGACATCAGCCTGTACTCCAAGCACGCAGAATCTCACGTGCTCGGCAGTCGTGTACGGATCGGGGTCGGACTCGACGGACCGACTTGAGGGCTTTCGCATCACGGGCGGCCAGGGACTCTTCCGCGACTTCGGCGAAATCTCCGACCCGCAGAACGCCGTCACCGGCGGCGGGATCTTCGTCTTCAATTCGTCCCCAACGATCACCGGCAACGAGATCGCCGACAACAACCTGTTCAGCAGCGGCACCAAGAATTACTGGGGCGCGGCGATCTATTTCGGTGGCGGTGACACGGGTTCGGTGACCCAGCCGATCGTGACCAGTAATCTGATCGAAGGCAACGTCGCCTCACCCGACCAGGGGACGGGTGTCGAGAACTCCACCGGTTTTGGCGGTGCTCTCTACATCGGCCGTTATACAGCGCCGATCGTCGACAGCAATACGCTACGCGGGAACCGAGCCGGGTCGTCAAACACCAACAAGCAAATCGGGGCCGGCGGAGCGATCGCCGTCTACAGCTTTTCCAACAACATCACACCGCAGATCTCGCGCAATCTGATTCAAGACAACTCATCGTCCGATTTCGGCGGTGGTGTGTTCTTCGGACAGGGCTATTCGCTGGGTACCTACTTTCCCTCCGTCGGCAGCGTCGAGGGCAACGTCCTGGAGTTGAACCGCAGCTTCAGCGGCGGCGCCATCCTTACGGGCACGAGTGAGGCCTACATTCTGAGTAACACGGTCGCCGATAACATGGCGGATTTCGGCGGCGGCATCGCGACGGCACGTACGGGATTGGTAAGTGCCCAGGCCACGCTGAGCAATAACGCCATCGCATTCAACACAGCGCTTCTCTATGGCGGTGCAGGCCTCGCAGTTTCCTACGCAGATCCCGCGGTCCGATACAACGATTTCTACTCGAATATCCCGAACCAGATCGACGGCTCTTTCGTAGACATCGACGTAATCGATATCGATGGAAACATAGATTCCGATCCGGCGTTTCTCAGTCGGATCCCGGGCAATCGTGATCTACAGCTCGACGCCAGCAGCAGCCTGATCGATGTCGGCACAAATGCTGATGTCAACCTGACGCTCGACATACTCGGCGAGCCGAGAATCGCCGACGGCTCAAGCGCGGACGCCGCCATCGTCGATATCGGCGCCTACGAGTTCATCAACGATTCAGATGGGGACATGGACCCCGACCCGTCGGATCCCGACGACGACAACGACGGCATCCTGGATGATGGGGACTCCTCGGGAGACAACAAGGACAACCGCTGTGTCGGTGGAGCGTCGGTGAACTGCGACGACAACTGCCCTTTCACCTTCAACCCGATGCAACTGGACAACGATTTCGATGCCCGCGGCGACGCATGTGATCCCGATGACGACAACGACGGCGTCCTGGATGGTGCCGACTGTCGACCGTTTGCCGCGGGAATCTCCGAAGGTTCGGGAGACATCGGCCTCTCCCTTCGTTTCCGGCGTGCTGTTGGGATTGACACGATGAGTTGGACCCGTGGCACGCAGGGTCATGTGTCAAACATCTATCGCGGAGATTTCGACGGTGGCATGATGTGGAACCCCGCAACGGTCTGCCTCGTCGCCGAAACACCTCTCACAACCTGGGATGCGACCACGACGCCGCTGGCCGGTAGCGGTTTCTTCTATCTCGTGTCCGCTCGAAACTCCTGTGGTGAGAGTGGCGTCGGTGTCGACTCCAACGACAATCCCAGAAGCGTGACTGCGACGTGCTCCGCGCTGAATGCCGACACGGATCTGGACGGGATTGACGATCCGCTCGATAACTGCCCGAATACGGCGAACCCGCTCCAGGAAGATGGCGACGGTGACTTCGCGGGAGACGCCTGCGACAACTGCCTGGCGACGGTCAACAGTAATCAGGCCAATAGCGATTTCGATACGTTTGGCGACGCGTGTGACAACTGCCCACTCGTGACCAACGAGGCCCAGACAGACACGGATGGAGACGGTGTCGGTGATTTCTGTGATGATTGTCAGGACGTCGATGTCGATTCGATCTGCGATCTCGTGGACAACTGTCTGGCGGTCGCCAACACAAGCCAAGCAGACTCCGACCTGGATGGGATCGGCGATTCCTGTGACCCATGTACGGATACCGACGACGACGGCTTCGGAAACCCAGGATTCCTCGCTAACACGTGCCCCGATGACAATTGCCCGAACCAGCCCAACGTCGGCCAGGAGAACGCGGACGGCGATAGCCTGGGCGATGCGTGCGATGTTTGCGATCTGGACCCGGACAACGACATCGATACCGATGGCGTCTGCGGCGACGTCGACAATTGCCCATCGGCCGTGAATCCGACTCAGCTCGACGACGACATGGACGACGTTGGCGATCTCTGCGACAACTGCAGCGCGATTTCAAACAACGACCAGGCCGACGACGACGGCGACGGACTTGGCAATCTCTGCGATTCCTGCATAAACGACGCGGCCAATGACGTCGATGTCGATGGATTCTGTGCGGACGTCGACAATTGTCCGACGGATTCCAACGTGCCGCAGACGAACTCCGATGGTGATCCTTTCGGGGACGCGTGTGACAATTGCCCGAACGACACCAACCCGACACAGGCCAACGCGGACGCCGATATGCTGGGCGACACGTGTGACAGCTGCACCGATACCGATGGGGATGGGTTTGGCAATCCGGGCTTCCCGATTAACACCTGCCAGGTGGACAACTGCCCGACGACCGTTAACCCGCTGCAGACCAACTCCGATGGCGATGGCGCCGGTGACCTGTGCGATGACTGCCCGCTGGATCCTCTGGATGACTTCGACGGCGATACGATCTGTGGAGACGTCGACAATTGCCCCGGCATCGCGAATTTCAATCAGACCGACACGGACGGCGATGGAGACGGAGATCTGTGTGACGGCGATGTGGATGACGACCTGGTTCTAAACGGCGACGACAACTGTCCATTCGTGCAGAATGCCGGCCAACTGGATGGGGACTCAGACACCATTGGCGACGCCTGCGACAACTGCTCGATGGTGTTCAACACCAACCAGTCCGATCAGGACTTCGATGGCATCGGAGACCCGTGCGACGCGTGCCCGTTCGATGGGGCGAACGACGGCGATGCCGACGGACTCTGCGCGGGCGACGATAACTGTCCGATCGACAACAATCCGACACAGGGTGACGAGGACATGGATGGGCTGGGCGACGCCTGCGATCCGTGTCCAGGTGATCCCGACATCGATCTCGATGGCATCTGTGACGAGGAACAGGTCCTGCTGGACGGGGCCGATGCGGATGAGATGGTGCTTGTTCTCGAGGGTCCCGAATCGGACACCACGTTAGTCGAGCAGAACAGCATCATGCGCTATCTGGCCAACACGAGTAACCCCGGTCTGGGCGACACGTGGGCGGGATCCACATTTGATGACAGTTCATGGACACCGGGAACCTACGGGGTTGGCTACGAGTCCGTCACGGGGGCGGAGAATCTGATTCAGACCCCTGTGCCCAATGGCACGGCGTCGATCTACACGCGTACGATCTTCCAGATCGCCGATATCGGTGCGATCACCGGCCTCTTCATTGGAGCCGACTACGACGACGGGTTCGTCGCGTATATCAACGGCACCGAGGTTTACCGATCGAAAGAAGTCCCCGGTGGAGCGGTCGACTGGGACACCGCCCCGACGACCCACGAATCCAGTAATGGCGCGACGCCCAACTACCAGCCGCAGGTCGACATATCGACCATCGGAATACCGGAATTGGTGAACGGCGCGAATGTTCTGGCGATCGCGGTCTACAACACATTCTCCAATCCGGTCTCCTCCGATCTGATACTGGTGCCGCGGCTATCGGCCAATCGGATGCCGACCATGAAGTATCTGGAGAACGCAATCGATCCGGGTATCGGGCTCGACTGGACAACCGACACCTTCATCGATGCGTCGTGGGATGACGGCATCTTCGGGATCGGATATGAAACGGGCATCGGTGTCGAGGATATGGTGCAGACGGAAGTCACGGCCGGGGTGTTCTCCGTCTATACCCGCACGGAGTTCGATATCGCGAATACGGCCGCGGTCCGAGACATGTTCATCGGATTCGACTACGACGACGGCGTCATCGCGTGGATCAACGGAACGGAAGTGTTCCGATCGGCAGAGATGCCTGCCGGCGATCCTGCGTGGAATACCAACTCCGCTAATCACGAATCGAGCAACCGCACTGAACCCCGTTACATGCCGCTCACGGATATTTCTATCGTTGGAATCTCGGCGCTCAAGAACGGGGCCAACATCTTGGCAGTCGGAGTCTGGAACCGAAATGCGCCTGGATCTTCCGATCTATTTCTGGCCACACGTCTCTCGATCAATCGACTGTCGCCGGAGACCATGCGTTATGTCGCCAATCAGAGCGACCCGGGACTCGGCACCGGCTGGAAAAGCCGCATGTTCGATGACAGCTCCTGGACGCCGGGCGCCTACGGGGTCGGCTACGAGATGACCACGACGGGGGCATCGAATCTGATCGCGACGGAGGTTCCCGCCGGGACGTCCTCTGTCTACACCCGAAGCGAGTTCGAGATCAGCGATCTTCCGTCGGTCAACCGGGTAACGTTGGGCGTCGACTACGACGACGGGGTGGTGGCATGGGTCAACGGAACGGAGGTCTATCGTTCGTTCGAGATGCCGGCAGGTGCTCCCGACTGGAATACCAACCCGAACATCCACGAGTCGAGCAACGGCACGGAGCCCAACTACGACCCGATCATTGATATCAGCTCGACCGCGGTGCCTGCGCTGATCTCCGGAACGAACGTTCTTGCGATCGGAGTATGGAACAACAACGCGCTGACGTCTGATGATCTTGTATTGGTTCCTCGTCTGTCCATCGACGGCTCGACGATCGACAATTGTCCTGACATCTTCAACGTCGATCAGTTCGATTCGGATGCGGACGGAATGGGAGACGCGTGTGACGTCGATGACGACAACGATGGCGTCTTTGATCTTGTCGACAATTGCAGGTTTGCCGTCAATCCGTTGCAGGAGAACAGCGATCCGGACCTATTGGGTGACGCGTGCGACAACTGCCCGACCGTCGGCGGCTCGGATCAGACGGACACCGACGGTGATCTCCTGGGAGACATCTGCGACAACTGCGTCGGCACGGTGAATCCCGATCAGCTGGACTTCGATATGGATGGACTGGGCGATCTATGCGATCTGGACGACGACAACGACACCGTCAACGATGACGTCGACAACTGCCCCCTGGTGGCTAATCTGGGTCAATCCGACCAGGATATGGACACCTACGGAGATGTCTGCGACTGCGATGCCGTCAACGATCAGGTCTGGGAGGCGCCGACACCGATCGAGAGCCTGACCCTGGATATCAGCCGCCCCGACGACACGGCCACCCTCAACTGGATCGCCCCGGTATCGACGGGTGGGGTCGGAGTGCTGACCTACGATGTCCTGCGGACGCCGAGCGCCCAGGACTTCGATGGGCCTGCCGTCTGCCTGGAATCGGACGAGACGGCCGATACGACCGCGACAGAGCCGCTGGTTCCGTCCGTGGGCCAAACCCTTTTCTACCTCGTGAGGGTCGAGAACGCCTGTCCGGTGATCGGGGGCGGCCTGGGGACCGACTCGGCGGGGACGCATCGCCCCGGTCGCGGATGCCCCTGA